A part of Procambarus clarkii isolate CNS0578487 chromosome 21, FALCON_Pclarkii_2.0, whole genome shotgun sequence genomic DNA contains:
- the LOC123760735 gene encoding mucin-2 isoform X2 — MRGEQAEEDEGGGGVRPRWFSRSCWRSLAHQPARSGGRLSAASLTTCILILTCTLAAAANARSSVETSYPVSADLEGDTWTRAASPQQPPKARRAIESLTVNTANASTATLSSATHHSHESKTIMNLLNSPTPSLASPADSMSLANETDPTSTSTEEITSSPSTSEITSSPTTSEITSSPSTSEITSSPTTSEITSSPTTSEITSSPSTSEITSSPSTSEITSSPSTSEITSSPSTSEITSSPSTSEITSSPSTSEITSSPSTSEITSSPSTSEITSSPSTSEITSSPSTSEITSSPSTSEITSSPSTSEITSSPSTSENTSSPSTSEITSSPSTSEITSSPSTSEITSSPSTSEITSSPSTSEITSSPSTSEITTSPSTSEITSSPSTSEITSSPSTSEITSSPSTSEITSSPSTSEITSSPSTSEITSSPSTSEITSSPSTSEITSSPSTSEITSSPSTSEITSSPSTSEITSSPSTSEITSSPSTSEITSSPSTSEITSSPSTSEITSSPSTSEITSSPSTSEITSSPSTSEITSSPSTSEITSSPSTSEITSSPSTSEITSSPSTSEITSSPSTSEITSPPSTSEITSSPSTSEITSSPSTSEITSSPSTSEITSSPSTSEITSSPSTPEITSSPSTSEITSSPSTSEITSSPSTSEITSSPSTSEITSSPSTSEITSSPSTSEITSSPSTSEITLSPSTSEITSYTTTSEITSSPSTSEITSSPSTSEITSSPSTSEITSSPSTSEITSSPSTSEITSSPSTSEITSSPSTSEITSSPSTSEITSSPSTSEITSSPGTSEITSPPSTSEITSPPSTSEIPSSLSTSEITSSPSTSEITSSPSTSEITSSPSTSEITSSPSTSEITSYTTTSEITSSPSTSEITSSPSTSEITSSPSTSEITSSPSTSEITSSPSTSEITSSPSTSEITSSPSTSDITSSPSTSEITSSPSTSEITSSPGTSEITSPPSTSEITSPPSTSEIPSSLSTSEITSSPSTSEITSSPSTSEITSSPSTSETTSSPSTSEITSYTTTSEITSSPRTSEITSSPRTSEITSSPSTSEITSYTTTSEITSSPSTSEITSSPSTSEITSSPSTSEITSSPSTSEITSYTTTSEITSSPSTSEITSSPSTSEITSSPSTSEITSSPSTSEITSSPSTSEITSSPTTSEITSSPSTSEITSSPSTSEITSSPSTSEITSSPSTSEITSSPSTSEITSSPSTSEITSSPSTSEITPSPSTSEITSSPSTSEITSSPSTSEITSSPSTSEITSSYSTSEITSSPNTSEITSSPSTSEITSSPSTSQITSSPSTSEITSSPTTSEITSSPSTSEITSSPSTSEITSSPSTSEITSSPSTSEITSSPSTSEITSSPSTSEITSSPSTSEITSSPSTSEITSSPSTSEITSSPSTSEITLSPSTSEITSYTTTSEITSSPSTSEITSSPSTSEITSSPSTSEITSSPSTSEITSSPSTSEITSSPSTSEITSSPSTSEITSPPSTSEITSSTSTSEITSSPSTSEITSSHSTSEITSSPSTSEITSSPSTSEITSSPSTSEITSSPSTSEIMSSPSTSEITSSPSTSEITSSPSTSEITSSLSTSEITSSPSTSEITSSPSTSEITSSPSTSEITSSPSTSEITSSPSTSEITSSPSTSEITSSSSTSEITSSPSTSEITSSLSTSEITSSPSTSEIISSPSTSEITSSPSTSEITSSPSTSEITSSPSTSEITSSSSTSEITSSPSTSEITSSSSTAEPTSSTSTVEPTSSTSTAEPTSSTSTVEPTSSTSTAEPMSSTSTVEPTSSTSTVEPTSSTSTVEPTSSTSTVEPTSSPSTVEPTSSTSTVEPTSSPSTVEPTSSTTTAEPTSSTSTVEPTSSTSTVEPTSSTSTVEPTSSPSTVEPTSSTSTVVPTSSTTTETTSTTSITTLKSTSTSSPTTTSLPSDCNEEYLQELANNPSLNPAISGCDVVNYERCQRDADGTPRCLCMPGYEKSIQEIVSTCKELKQHESNMTVEHKKWDEAYCNSSTVEYNNLLTSVQYLYVAAATEGGMLDEYQNFTEMVVYPEGDPEACDAQLLAPRPPLAARKRRQAESVGAAPTAPANSQHYSTRLRRNTPKRWQAAEAVQATAVTTDRLVVTGKVVFRKTDNYNATSNEQLQEAIIAVINDNNTDTDLEVDPGTVKVDSVEPKFCDVDVFCPNPNAFCVNTSDPELNVIQGRCQCFSSYQDFSPNNETNPGEICIKVCDSGFCSKGGECKMDYDFYTRSCSCLDWYYSGEKCSTDLRIIIGSVVSVVVVAGALLATLFYTRWSRRRRREDAQSSTDPLSSREGQHNEGYSTLPRNAEVTQESGDDGGERTTSDVPVVIPRIVLGRPPVRELLRDPDIWLTEAGRNPGHQDWYISQNIPRPYLSL, encoded by the exons ATGAGAGGTGAGCAAGCAGAGGAAGACGAAGGCGGAGGTGGAGTGAGGCCCCGCTGGTTCAGCAGGAGCTGCTGGAGGAGCCTCGCTCACCAGCCGGCGAGGTCTGGTGGGAGGCTCTCTGCGGCCTCACTCACCACCTGCATCCTCATCCTCACCTgtacacttgctgctgctgctaatgcaaGGTCTTCTGTTGAGACTTCTTATCCTGTTTCTGCTGACCTGG AGGGAGACACGTGGACGAGGGCGGCCTCTCCTCAACAACCACCCAAGGCGAGGCGGGCCATTGAGTCATTAACTGTCAACACCGCAAATGCTTCTACTGCGACCCTCTCCtccgccacccaccacagccacgagTCTAAAACTATTATGAATCTTCTCAACTCACCGACGCCGTCTCTCGCCAGTCCTGCGGACTCGATGTCCCTTGCAAATGAAACTGACCCAACATCGACCTCCACGGAAGAGATCACGTCGTCTCCCAGTACTTCTGAGATCACGTCGTCTCCCACTACATCTGAGATCACGTCGTCACCCAGTACTTCTGAGATCACCTCGTCTCCCACTACATCTGAGATCACGTCGTCTCCCACTACATCTGAGATCACGTCGTCACCCAGTACTTCTGAGATCACGTCGTCTCCCAGTACTTCTGAGATCACGTCGTCTCCCAGTACTTCTGAGATCACGTCGTCTCCCAGTACTTCTGAGATCACGTCGTCTCCCAGTACTTCTGAGATCACGTCGTCTCCCAGTACTTCTGAGATCACGTCGTCTCCCAGTACTTCTGAGATCACGTCGTCTCCCAGTACTTCTGAGATCACGTCGTCTCCCAGTACTTCTGAGATCACGTCGTCTCCCAGTACTTCTGAGATCACGTCGTCTCCCAGTACTTCTGAGATCACGTCGTCTCCCAGTACTTCTGAGATCACGTCGTCTCCCAGTACTTCTGAGAACACGTCGTCTCCCAGTACTTCTGAGATCACGTCGTCTCCCAGTACTTCTGAGATCACGTCGTCTCCCAGTACTTCTGAGATCACGTCGTCTCCCAGTACTTCTGAGATCACGTCGTCTCCCAGTACTTCTGAGATCACGTCGTCTCCCAGTACTTCTGAGATCACAACGTCTCCCAGTACTTCTGAGATCACGTCGTCTCCCAGTACTTCTGAGATCACGTCGTCTCCCAGTACTTCTGAGATCACGTCGTCTCCCAGTACTTCTGAGATCACGTCGTCTCCCAGTACTTCTGAGATCACGTCGTCTCCCAGTACTTCTGAGATCACGTCGTCTCCCAGTACTTCTGAGATCACGTCGTCTCCCAGTACTTCTGAGATCACGTCGTCTCCCAGTACTTCTGAGATCACGTCGTCTCCCAGTACTTCTGAGATCACGTCGTCTCCCAGTACTTCTGAGATCACGTCGTCTCCCAGTACTTCTGAGATCACGTCGTCTCCCAGTACTTCTGAGATCACGTCGTCTCCCAGTACTTCTGAGATCACGTCGTCTCCCAGTACTTCTGAGATCACGTCGTCTCCCAGTACTTCTGAGATCACGTCGTCTCCCAGTACTTCTGAGATCACGTCGTCTCCCAGTACTTCTGAGATCACGTCGTCTCCCAGTACTTCTGAGATCACGTCGTCTCCCAGTACTTCTGAGATCACGTCGTCTCCCAGTACTTCTGAGATCACGTCGTCTCCCAGTACTTCTGAGATCACGTCGTCTCCCAGTACTTCTGAGATCACGTCGCCTCCCAGTACTTCTGAGATCACGTCGTCTCCCAGTACTTCTGAGATCACGTCGTCTCCCAGTACTTCTGAGATCACGTCGTCTCCCAGTACTTCTGAGATCACGTCGTCTCCCAGTACTTCTGAGATCACGTCGTCTCCCAGTACACCTGAGATCACGTCGTCTCCCAGTACTTCAGAGATCACCTCATCTCCCAGTACTTCTGAGATCACGTCGTCTCCCAGTACTTCTGAGATCACGTCGTCACCCAGTACTTCAGAGATCACCTCATCTCCCAGTACTTCTGAGATCACGTCGTCACCCAGTACTTCAGAGATCACCTCATCTCCCAGTACTTCTGAGATCACGTTGTCTCCCAGTACTTCTGAGATCACGTCGTATACCACTACATCTGAGATCACGTCGTCTCCCAGTACTTCTGAAATCACCTCGTCTCCCAGTACTTCTGAAATCACCTCGTCTCCCAGTACTTCTGAGATCACCTCGTCTCCCAGTACTTCTGAGATCACCTCGTCTCCCAGTACTTCTGAGATCACCTCGTCTCCCAGTACTTCTGAGATCACGTCGTCTCCCAGTACTTCTGAGATCACGTCGTCTCCCAGTACTTCTGAGATCACGTCGTCACCCAGTACTTCTGAGATCACGTCGTCACCCGGTACTTCTGAGATCACGTCGCCTCCCAGTACTTCTGAGATCACGTCGCCTCCCAGTACTTCTGAGATCCCGTCGTCTCTTAGTACTTCTGAGATCACGTCATCTCCAAGTACTTCTGAGATCACGTCGTCTCCCAGTACTTCTGAGATCACGTCGTCTCCCAGTACTTCTGAGATCACCTCGTCTCCCAGTACTTCTGAGATCACGTCGTATACCACTACATCTGAGATCACGTCGTCTCCCAGTACTTCTGAAATCACCTCGTCTCCCAGTACTTCTGAAATCACCTCGTCTCCCAGTACTTCTGAGATCACCTCGTCTCCCAGTACTTCTGAGATCACCTCGTCTCCCAGTACTTCTGAGATCACCTCGTCTCCCAGTACTTCTGAGATCACGTCGTCTCCCAGTACTTCTGATATCACGTCGTCTCCCAGTACTTCTGAGATCACGTCGTCACCCAGTACTTCTGAGATCACGTCGTCACCCGGTACTTCTGAGATCACGTCGCCTCCCAGTACTTCTGAGATCACGTCGCCTCCCAGTACTTCTGAGATCCCGTCGTCTCTTAGTACTTCTGAGATCACGTCATCTCCAAGTACTTCTGAGATCACGTCGTCTCCCAGTACTTCTGAGATCACGTCGTCTCCCAGTACTTCTGAGACCACCTCGTCTCCCAGTACTTCTGAGATCACGTCGTATACCACTACATCTGAGATCACGTCGTCTCCCAGAACTTCTGAGATCACGTCGTCTCCCAGAACTTCTGAGATCACGTCATCACCCAGTACTTCTGAGATCACGTCGTATACGACTACATCTGAGATCACGTCGTCTCCCAGTACATCTGAGATCACGTCGTCTCCCAGTACTTCTGAGATCACGTCATCACCCAGTACTTCTGAGATCACCTCGTCACCCAGTACTTCTGAGATCACGTCGTATACCACTACTTCTGAGATCACGTCATCACCCAGTACTTCTGAGATCACGTCGTCACCCAGTACTTCTGAGATCACGTCGTCTCCCAGTACTTCTGAGATCACCTCGTCTCCCAGTACTTCTGAGATCACCTCGTCTCCCAGTACTTCTGAGATCACGTCGTCTCCCACTACATCTGAGATCACGTCGTCTCCCAGTACTTCTGAGATCACGTCGTCTCCCAGTACTTCTGAGATCACGTCGTCTCCCAGTACTTCTGAGATCACGTCGTCTCCCAGTACTTCTGAGATCACGTCGTCTCCCAGTACTTCTGAGATCACGTCGTCACCCAGTACTTCTGAGATTACGTCGTCACCCAGTACTTCTGAGATCACGCCATCTCCCAGTACTTCTGAGATCACGTCGTCTCCCAGTACTTCTGAGATCACGTCGTCACCCAGTACTTCTGAGATCACCTCGTCTCCCAGTACTTCTGAGATCACGTCATCTTACAGTACTTCTGAGATCACGTCGTCTCCCAATACTTCTGAGATCACGTCGTCTCCCAGTACTTCTGAGATCACGTCGTCTCCCAGTACTTCTCAGATCACATCGTCACCCAGTACTTCTGAGATCACGTCGTCTCCCACTACATCTGAGATCACGTCGTCTCCCAGTACTTCTGAGATCACGTCGTCTCCCAGTACTTCTGAGATCACGTCGTCTCCCAGTACTTCTGAGATCACGTCGTCTCCCAGTACTTCTGAGATCACGTCGTCTCCCAGTACTTCTGAGATCACGTCGTCTCCCAGTACTTCTGAGATCACGTCGTCTCCCAGTACTTCTGAGATCACCTCATCTCCCAGTACTTCTGAGATCACGTCGTCACCCAGTACTTCAGAGATCACCTCATCTCCCAGTACTTCTGAGATCACGTTGTCTCCCAGTACTTCTGAGATCACGTCGTATACCACTACATCTGAGATCACGTCGTCTCCCAGTACTTCTGAAATCACCTCGTCTCCCAGTACTTCTGAAATCACCTCGTCTCCCAGTACTTCTGAGATCACCTCGTCTCCCAGTACTTCTGAGATCACCTCGTCTCCCAGTACTTCTGAGATCACGTCATCTCCCAGTACTTCTGAGATCACCTCGTCTCCCAGTACTTCTGAGATCACGTCACCTCCAAGTACTTCTGAGATTACGTCGTCTACCAGTACTTCTGAGATCACGTCATCTCCCAGTACTTCTGAGATCACGTCGTCTCACAGTACTTCTGAGATCACGTCGTCTCCCAGTACTTCTGAGATCACGTCGTCTCCCAGTACTTCTGAGATCACGTCGTCTCCCAGTACTTCTGAGATCACATCGTCACCCAGTACTTCTGAGATCATGTCGTCTCCCAGTACTTCTGAGATCACCTCGTCTCCCAGTACTTCTGAGATCACCTCGTCTCCCAGTACTTCTGAGATCACCTCGTCTCTCAGTACTTCTGAGATCACCTCATCTCCCAGTACTTCTGAGATCACCTCGTCTCCCAGTACTTCTGAGATCACCTCGTCTCCCAGTACTTCTGAGATCACCTCGTCTCCCAGTACTTCTGAGATCACCTCGTCTCCCAGTACTTCTGAGATCACGTCGTCTCCCAGTACTTCTGAGATTACGTCGTCTTCCAGTACTTCTGAGATCACGTCATCTCCCAGTACTTCTGAGATCACCTCGTCTCTCAGTACTTCTGAGATCACGTCATCTCCAAGTACTTCTGAGATCATCTCGTCTCCCAGTACTTCTGAGATCACCTCGTCTCCCAGTACTTCTGAGATCACGTCGTCTCCCAGTACTTCTGAGATCACGTCGTCTCCCAGTACTTCTGAGATCACGTCGTCTTCCAGTACTTCTGAGATCACGTCGTCTCCCAGTACTTCTGAGATCACGTCGTCTTCCAGTACTGCTGAACCAACGTCGTCTACCTCTACTGTTGAACCAACGTCGTCTACCTCTACTGCTGAACCAACGTCGTCTACCTCTACTGTTGAACCAACGTCGTCTACCTCTACTGCTGAACCAATGTCGTCTACCTCTACTGTTGAACCAACGTCGTCTACCTCTACTGTTGAACCAACGTCGTCTACCTCTACTGTTGAACCAACGTCGTCTACCTCTACTGTTGAACCAACGTCGTCTCCCTCTACTGTTGAACCAACGTCGTCTACCTCTACTGTTGAACCAACGTCGTCTCCCTCTACTGTTGAACCAACGTCGTCTACCACTACTGCTGAACCAACATCGTCTACCTCTACTGTTGAACCAACGTCGTCTACCTCTACTGTTGAACCAACGTCGTCTACCTCTACTGTTGAACCAACGTCGTCTCCCTCTACTGTTGAACCAACATCGTCTACCTCTACTGTTGTACCAACATCGTCTACCACTACCGAGACCACGTCGACGACTTCAATAACCACCCTTAAGTCCACGTCGACATCGTCTCCTACAACCACTTCACTTCCTTCGGACTGTAATGAGGAATATCTTCAAGAACTGGCAAACAATCCTTCCCTGAACCCGGCTATATCCGGATGCGACGTCGTCAACTACGAGCGGTGCCAGCGTGACGCGGACGGCACGCCCCGCTGCCTCTGCATGCCCGGCTACGAAAAGTCCATCCAGGAAATTGTATCGACGTGTAAAG AGCTGAAGCAGCACGAGAGCAACATGACCGTCGAGCACAAGAAGTGGGACGAGGCCTACTGCAACAGCTCCACGGTCGAGTACAATAATCTCCTCACTTCTGTGCAATATTTG TACGTGGCGGCGGCCACAGAAGGCGGCATGCTGGACGAGTACCAGAACTTCACAGAGATGGTGGTGTACCCTGAGGGTGACCCCGAGGCCTGCGACGCCCAGCTCCTGGCCCCCCGGCCCCCGCTTGCTGCCAGGAAGAGACGCCAGGCTGAGTCAGTGGGTGCGGCGCCCACTGCTCCTGCCAACTCCCAGCACTACTCTACCAGACTCAGGAGGAACACACCTAAAAG ATGGCAAGCTGCTGAAGCTGTTCAGGCCACGGCGGTGACAACTGACAGGTTAGTGGTGACTGGCAAGGTCGTCTTCAGGAAGACAGACAACTATAACGCCACTTCCAACGAGCAGTTGCAGGAGGCCATTATTGCCGTCATTAACGACAACAACACAGACACTGACCTTGAAGTTGATCCTGGGACCGTGAAAGTGGACA GTGTGGAGCCGAAGTTCTGTGACGTGGacgtgttttgcccaaacccgaacGCCTTCTGTGTCAACACCAGCGACCCGGAGTTGAACGTGATTCAAGGTCGATGTCAGTGCTTCTCATCCTATCAAGACTTCTCTCCAAACAATGAAACCAACCCGGGTGAAATATGTATTA AGGTCTGCGACTCTGGCTTCTGCTCCAAAGGTGGAGAGTGTAAAATGGACTACGATTTCTACACTCGCTCCTGCAG CTGCCTCGACTGGTACTACAGTGGGGAGAAGTGCTCCACTGACCTGAGAA TCATAATCGGGTCAGTGgtgagcgtggtggtggtggccggggcgcTGCTGGCTACTCTCTTCTACACCAG ATGGTCCAGAAGAAGACGCCGCGAGGATGCCCAGAGTTCCACCGACCCTCTTTCTTCCAGG GAGGGTCAGCACAACGAGGGCTACTCCACCCTCCCTAGGAATGCTGAGGTGACGCAGGAAAGCGGCGACGACGGAGGCGAGAGAACGACGAGTGACGTCCCCGTCGTCATCCCCCGCATCGTCCTGGGCCGCCCACCAGTACGGGAATTGCTACGCGACCCAGACATTTGGTTAACTGAAGCCGGAAGGAACCCGGGTCACCAAGACTGGTATATAAGCCAGAATATTCCTCGGCCTTATCTCAGCTTGTAG